Proteins from a genomic interval of Tenacibaculum sp. SZ-18:
- a CDS encoding glycosyltransferase family 4 protein, which yields MTSTKVNITIVTPFFFPEPISTGKFNTEMAIALKNRGHHVKVLCFHPFYPSWKINKSSEDIDGIEIIRGGWFLKFTNNATIRRVILELSFTFFLLRNLSKLRSNTDIVIPVFPPSLGFLVTKLFLKKRTKKVGMVHDLQEIYANQKTSLLSKVISKLIHYVEKGCYQSCDSLIFLSQEMKDTAQEIYKLPISKLQVQYPFITINSKSKTNDLENILPNTHKHIVYSGALGEKQDPKGLFKIFNDSSKELNGVMFHIFSQGIHFDELKRSNTNTNIFFHPLVPKKNIEELYAKSDIQVVPQLPGTSKGSLPSKLPNLLFSGTNVVCITDKGSEIEQLFKKNNFKTIVTSWDSIKIKNIFEELINNDNRNINQTETSKKLFQIDAMIDKILN from the coding sequence TTGACTAGTACTAAAGTTAATATCACGATTGTAACTCCTTTCTTTTTTCCTGAGCCGATATCCACAGGAAAGTTTAATACTGAAATGGCCATAGCATTAAAAAATAGAGGTCATCATGTAAAAGTGTTGTGTTTTCATCCTTTTTATCCAAGTTGGAAGATTAACAAAAGTTCTGAAGATATTGATGGGATTGAAATTATAAGAGGAGGATGGTTTTTAAAATTCACGAATAATGCAACAATTCGAAGGGTAATTTTAGAATTGAGCTTTACATTTTTCTTACTAAGAAATTTATCGAAACTTAGAAGTAATACCGATATTGTTATTCCTGTTTTTCCTCCTAGTTTAGGGTTTTTAGTAACAAAATTATTCCTTAAAAAAAGAACCAAAAAAGTAGGTATGGTTCATGATTTACAAGAAATATATGCGAATCAGAAAACCAGTTTGTTGAGTAAAGTTATATCAAAATTAATTCATTATGTTGAAAAAGGATGTTATCAATCTTGTGATAGTTTAATCTTTTTGTCACAAGAAATGAAAGATACAGCTCAAGAAATATATAAACTTCCTATCTCAAAATTACAGGTTCAATATCCTTTTATCACCATCAATTCAAAAAGTAAAACTAACGATTTAGAAAACATACTTCCAAACACTCATAAGCATATTGTTTATTCTGGAGCATTAGGAGAAAAGCAAGATCCTAAAGGACTTTTTAAAATATTTAATGATAGCAGTAAGGAATTAAATGGTGTAATGTTTCATATATTTTCTCAAGGAATACATTTTGACGAATTAAAAAGATCAAATACAAATACAAATATTTTCTTTCATCCTTTAGTGCCAAAAAAGAATATTGAAGAATTGTATGCGAAAAGTGATATTCAAGTAGTTCCTCAACTACCAGGAACATCAAAAGGATCGTTGCCGTCTAAATTACCAAATCTATTATTTAGCGGAACTAATGTAGTGTGTATTACGGATAAAGGAAGTGAAATTGAACAATTATTTAAAAAAAATAACTTTAAAACAATAGTCACCTCTTGGGATTCCATAAAAATTAAGAATATCTTTGAGGAGTTAATAAATAATGATAATAGAAACATAAACCAAACTGAAACAAGTAAAAAGTTGTTTCAAATAGATGCAATGATTGATAAAATTTTAAACTAA
- a CDS encoding putative colanic acid biosynthesis acetyltransferase yields MRKKQDLQKFKLPPNFRGKNPFTVQFWWIVQGVLFRTSPQFLYGWRRFLLRMFGAQIGKNVIIRPTVRVTYPWKLKIGDHSWIGDDVVLYNLGNITIGSNTVISQKSYICTGSHDYSKVSFPIYAKEICIEDECWLATDVFVAPGITIGKQSVVGSRSSVYKNIPAGKIAYGNPAKIVKDRN; encoded by the coding sequence ATGCGTAAAAAACAAGATCTTCAAAAATTTAAATTACCACCTAATTTTCGTGGTAAGAATCCTTTTACAGTTCAGTTTTGGTGGATCGTTCAAGGAGTTTTATTTAGAACTTCGCCTCAGTTTCTATATGGGTGGAGACGTTTTTTGTTGCGTATGTTTGGTGCTCAAATTGGAAAAAATGTAATCATAAGACCAACTGTTAGAGTTACATACCCTTGGAAATTGAAAATTGGCGATCATTCTTGGATTGGTGACGATGTAGTTTTGTATAACTTAGGAAACATAACTATTGGAAGTAATACGGTTATCTCACAAAAATCATATATATGCACTGGATCTCATGATTATTCGAAAGTATCTTTCCCGATTTATGCGAAAGAAATTTGTATTGAAGATGAGTGCTGGTTAGCTACAGATGTTTTTGTTGCACCAGGAATCACCATAGGAAAACAGTCTGTTGTTGGTTCCAGAAGTAGTGTTTATAAAAATATTCCAGCAGGAAAAATAGCATACGGTAATCCTGCTAAAATTGTAAAAGACCGTAATTAA
- a CDS encoding glycosyltransferase family 4 protein, whose amino-acid sequence MKSKILLIGPLPDPISGVSLANKVVKEILEKSDDYSVDYVNTSNPNFSEDLGSFSIKKAWFYFSLNLHLYKVFSSNAIYITPGQTFFGIVKYAVFILLGSLLNKELIIHVHGNHLGDCYQSLTGKKKRLFKYLVKRFSKGIVLSESLKNNLTPFLDSDQIHVLYNFAEDYLRDEREKDFSKLKLVFLSNLMQEKGIIYLLDALISLEENNILYEAKIAGNIDINLKDNIEEKLNSLKFTEYVGVVKEEDKKSLLYWSNTFILPTFYKMEGQPISILEALASKNCVVTTAHAGIPDIIQDSKNGKFIAKESVKSIVVTLSYLAQNLDFVEEKAKFNEIYFQKNFSLNNFGENFIDILNA is encoded by the coding sequence ATGAAGTCTAAAATTTTACTAATTGGACCTTTACCCGATCCTATTTCGGGAGTTTCTTTAGCTAATAAAGTTGTGAAAGAAATTCTTGAGAAATCAGATGATTATTCCGTAGATTATGTCAATACTTCTAATCCAAATTTTAGTGAAGATTTAGGAAGTTTCTCAATAAAAAAGGCATGGTTCTATTTTAGTTTGAATCTACATCTTTATAAAGTTTTTTCTAGTAATGCTATTTACATCACTCCAGGTCAAACCTTTTTTGGTATTGTTAAATATGCAGTATTTATTTTACTAGGCTCATTGCTTAATAAAGAGTTAATAATTCATGTTCATGGAAATCATTTAGGAGATTGCTACCAAAGTTTGACAGGCAAAAAGAAAAGATTATTTAAATATTTGGTAAAGAGATTTTCTAAAGGAATTGTACTATCAGAATCTCTAAAAAATAATCTAACTCCTTTTTTGGATTCTGATCAAATTCACGTTTTATATAATTTTGCAGAAGATTATCTACGTGATGAGCGAGAGAAAGATTTTAGTAAGTTAAAATTAGTGTTTTTAAGTAACTTAATGCAGGAGAAAGGGATAATTTATTTATTGGATGCATTAATTAGTTTAGAGGAAAATAATATTCTCTATGAGGCTAAAATTGCCGGAAATATAGATATAAACTTAAAGGATAACATTGAGGAGAAGTTAAACAGTTTAAAGTTTACTGAATATGTTGGAGTTGTTAAGGAAGAAGATAAGAAATCCTTGCTTTATTGGAGTAATACTTTCATACTACCAACTTTTTATAAAATGGAAGGACAACCAATTTCTATATTAGAGGCGTTAGCAAGTAAAAATTGTGTGGTAACAACAGCTCATGCGGGTATTCCTGATATTATTCAAGACTCAAAAAATGGTAAATTTATAGCCAAAGAAAGTGTAAAAAGTATTGTTGTTACACTTTCTTATTTAGCACAAAATCTTGATTTTGTAGAAGAAAAAGCAAAATTTAATGAGATTTATTTTCAGAAAAATTTTTCATTAAATAATTTTGGTGAAAATTTCATAGATATACTGAATGCGTAA
- a CDS encoding O-antigen ligase family protein — protein MKKILKFIRNEEINIAFMLLFSLVLFPRNLKSIAIVLFALILIIKAITNKQKFNWKFFLINSSVYIFILLTVFYSQDMRYASLKLQTMLSLLLFPLLFSLISIDDYKNIYNNKNKFLYTYVLSVIGFNMSIFLWYCVKYANVFNAMRHYIIIVDQKLDKFSIHPIYLSMHIGIALVFCFYLFMKNNNKWILFLATILLFFLSILMKKGPILSLSIVLSYAVIFILNKKMKLRVLLLSLVGFTLLFSSSKLRNNFKELLNITPLTENNFTSTNMRAEIYKSSLKPMGQSLFLGHGIGDFNKVLINSYTNETLRKDKYNSHNQYISFVLIGGIVLLMLFLGVNFYNIKLAVKQKNHLFVVICVFYLANMLTESILERENGVVYFSFFTCFFGLKSYLSSNEV, from the coding sequence ATGAAAAAGATATTGAAATTCATAAGGAACGAAGAAATTAATATTGCATTCATGTTGTTATTCTCTTTGGTTTTATTCCCTAGAAATTTAAAATCAATAGCAATTGTTTTATTTGCACTAATACTTATCATTAAAGCGATTACAAATAAGCAAAAGTTCAACTGGAAATTTTTTTTAATAAATAGTAGTGTTTACATATTTATATTGCTAACTGTTTTTTATTCGCAAGATATGCGTTATGCGAGTTTAAAACTACAAACAATGTTATCTCTTTTGTTATTTCCTCTATTATTCTCTTTGATATCGATTGATGATTACAAAAATATTTATAATAATAAAAATAAGTTTTTATACACATATGTTTTAAGTGTAATAGGTTTTAATATGTCCATATTTTTATGGTACTGTGTGAAATATGCAAATGTCTTTAATGCAATGAGGCATTATATAATTATAGTAGATCAAAAGTTAGATAAATTCAGTATACACCCGATTTATCTTTCAATGCATATAGGAATTGCTCTTGTTTTTTGTTTTTACTTGTTTATGAAAAATAATAATAAATGGATTTTATTTTTAGCTACAATTTTACTTTTCTTTTTATCAATATTGATGAAGAAAGGTCCGATTTTATCTTTGAGTATAGTTCTTTCTTATGCTGTTATATTTATTTTAAATAAAAAAATGAAACTAAGAGTATTGTTATTATCATTGGTAGGTTTTACTCTTTTGTTTTCTTCTTCTAAATTGAGAAATAATTTTAAAGAGTTGTTAAATATTACTCCTTTAACTGAAAACAATTTCACATCAACAAACATGAGAGCTGAAATTTATAAATCGTCATTGAAGCCAATGGGACAATCTTTGTTTTTAGGACATGGAATCGGTGATTTTAATAAAGTACTAATAAACAGTTATACGAATGAAACGTTAAGGAAGGACAAATACAACTCTCATAACCAATACATAAGTTTTGTGTTAATTGGAGGGATTGTACTCTTAATGCTTTTTTTAGGAGTAAATTTTTATAATATCAAATTAGCCGTAAAACAGAAGAATCATTTATTCGTCGTTATTTGTGTCTTTTATTTAGCAAATATGTTAACTGAAAGTATTTTGGAGAGAGAGAATGGAGTTGTTTATTTTAGTTTTTTTACATGTTTTTTTGGGTTGAAAAGTTATTTAAGTAGTAATGAAGTCTAA
- a CDS encoding O-antigen polymerase, giving the protein MIKLRSVFITVYMALLLIMFVTFTADIKVWLSFFVSACVLFVITIYHLYYEKNYSPFLSTYIVFNFLFFLAAPITQINSFTGVENPLFITKFPYKEDLVIYVNALITVFNSVFILSYIILKNKRLNNFTPKEESTFSIKILPFKVLIFTVLSIIFFVFSYNFISYELNRSSWVPSKYSVSVLLFWKKFIFFIPFAAVIMCFQYFKKKHKNRNNYLNIILFFTVVITLLFWFKNPLTEKRNALGPLYISLIFLFKPNILNSNVKTVCFLFFSMIILFPLMAIITHSDATLIEIYRNPYLLIEQMKGGGISNAFNTLNYDAFFNFKTAIDYVNVNGFSLGYQLLGGIFFFIPRSIWVSKPVSSGEMIGDYLVSDYGYNHTNLSCPFVSEGFLNFGIVGVVIYAIILAHILSIMITWLKGKDMLKKTMAFYFAMHLLFLLRGDFTNGFSYFIAPLLAVVYFPRVVEIIIHNALKK; this is encoded by the coding sequence ATGATAAAATTAAGAAGTGTATTTATAACAGTTTATATGGCTTTATTGCTAATAATGTTCGTTACATTTACAGCAGATATTAAAGTATGGCTGTCTTTTTTTGTAAGTGCTTGTGTGTTATTCGTCATAACAATATATCATTTGTATTATGAAAAGAATTATTCCCCTTTTTTATCAACTTATATTGTTTTTAACTTTCTTTTTTTCTTAGCTGCACCCATTACCCAAATTAACTCATTTACAGGGGTCGAAAACCCTTTGTTTATAACTAAATTTCCTTATAAAGAGGATTTAGTAATATATGTTAATGCATTAATTACTGTTTTCAACAGTGTTTTTATTTTATCATATATAATATTAAAAAATAAAAGATTAAACAACTTTACACCGAAAGAAGAAAGTACTTTTAGTATTAAAATTTTACCTTTTAAAGTACTTATTTTCACTGTTTTAAGTATTATTTTTTTTGTGTTTAGTTATAATTTTATAAGCTATGAACTTAATCGTTCAAGTTGGGTTCCTTCGAAATATTCTGTTTCAGTTTTATTATTTTGGAAAAAATTTATCTTTTTTATTCCTTTTGCGGCAGTCATAATGTGTTTTCAATATTTTAAAAAGAAGCATAAAAACAGAAATAATTATTTGAATATTATTCTTTTTTTTACGGTTGTGATAACATTGTTATTTTGGTTTAAAAACCCATTGACAGAAAAGAGAAATGCTCTAGGACCATTATATATTTCATTAATATTTTTATTTAAACCAAACATATTAAACAGTAATGTAAAAACAGTTTGTTTTTTATTCTTTTCAATGATTATTTTATTTCCATTAATGGCAATTATAACCCATTCTGATGCAACATTAATAGAAATATATAGAAATCCATATTTATTAATTGAACAAATGAAAGGAGGCGGAATTTCCAATGCGTTTAACACATTAAATTATGATGCTTTTTTTAATTTTAAAACAGCTATTGATTATGTTAACGTTAATGGTTTTTCTTTAGGATATCAACTTTTAGGAGGTATTTTTTTCTTTATTCCTCGTAGTATTTGGGTTTCAAAACCTGTTTCTTCAGGAGAAATGATTGGAGATTATTTAGTTAGTGATTATGGATATAATCACACTAATTTATCTTGCCCTTTTGTTTCAGAGGGGTTTTTAAATTTTGGAATTGTAGGGGTAGTTATTTATGCAATTATTTTAGCGCATATTTTATCAATAATGATAACTTGGTTGAAAGGGAAAGATATGTTAAAAAAAACAATGGCTTTTTATTTTGCAATGCACTTATTGTTTTTATTGCGAGGAGATTTTACAAATGGTTTTTCTTATTTTATAGCTCCTTTACTTGCAGTTGTTTACTTTCCTAGAGTTGTTGAAATAATTATACATAATGCTTTAAAAAAATAA